AAATGTTCAGGGAGGTGCTGGTCTACCACAACAGCTCTCTGGAGTTTCGTGCAAAGCTGCTGACACTGATGATCACATCGGATGGGGAGATAAACGAATGTGAACGGCAGAAGCTCAAAGAGATCGCCCATACGATCTATCATGACGATCAGGAGCGTGCGGAACTTCTGATCGATACAGTTTATGAGTTTCACACCAAGATCATGACTGATAACGGTCTGGATTTTGAACACCTTGTCGCACAGGTCAACAGAGAGGTCAAAGAGGTAAAACGCTTCTGCAATAAGATCGATATCGGCCTTTTGATGCAGCTGCATGAATGTGTAGAGGATGAAGATGATGAAGCACTCTTTCAAATGCGTATCATTGAATTCCTTCAGAGTTTAAAAGAGGAGTGCAAGGTATAAAGATGGAGTGGTACAGATTTATCATTTACGGGAGGGTGCAGGGAGTTTTCTACCGAAAGTTCGTTTCACAGGCCCTGATGAGAAAACAGATAAAAGGGTACATGAAAAACCTGCCTGATGGTACCGTGGAAGTGGTAGTTGAGATCTTTGATGATGATTTCGACAGTGTCATGAAAATACTAAAAGAGGGCTCGCCTCTGAGCATTGTCGAAGAGATAAGCTATGAGATCATAGATGATGCAGAATTTAATACGGATGGTTTTGAGATAAGGTATTGAATGCGATGGAAGATGGAGGATGTTGGTATGTTTTTCAGAAAAAAAGATTTGTTGTCGTAGGGTGGCGCATTCATGTCCACCACATGAGGAAAACAGTCCCGTAGGGTGGGCATTGCCCACCGCATAAGGAAAGCGGCATAAAAACAGACTTTATAGCGAAAGCCTTAAAGCAGACAATGAATTAAAAGGAGTAGCAGATGGCAAGCGGATGGGGATGCCAGTTTATGGGAAAGAACGGTGATATTAAAGATTGGTGCATGAAACTACACCATCCCTGTGATCCGGGATGCAAAGGTTGCATTATCTACGGACAGGTAGAATTCTCCCAGCCTCAGGTAGATGAGGAACAGGAAAAAAAAGCCAAGAAACGCAGCGACAATCCTCTGGGGGAGCGTTGATCAGTCTACTTTTTCTGAGAATTTTTCCATCAGCTTTGCGATCTTTGGTGGAATGACTGCATTACAGTAGCCCTGCATCGGGTTCTGTCTGTAATAGTCCTGGTGATAGGCTTCTGCCGGATAATAGTTTTTCAGTGCTTCAAGTGTGGTGACAATAGGAGTACTATAGTCAGTCTGTGCACGTTCGATAGCTTTTTTTGCCGCTTCGAGCTCTTCATCATTTTGATAGCAGATGCAGGAACGGTACTGTGTGCCGACATCGGCACCCTGACGGTTGAGTGTGGTTGGGTTGTGTGTCGCAAAGAAGACATCGAAGAGGGTGTCGAGGTCGATGATCTCATTATCATAAGTGATCTTGATGACTTCCGCATAGCCTGTGTCGCCTCCGCATATCATGCGGTAGTTCGGGTTGGGTATGTCACCGTTGGCATAGCCGCTCTCCACATCACTGACCCCTCTAAGCAGTTCAAATACCGCTTCAGTACACCAGAAACATCCGCCGCCTACAATCAATTCTTTTTGTGCCATTTTTATTCCTTTAGGGGAGCGCTAATAAATGTGACAAAAGTCACATTCATATGTATAAGATGTGTTATAATATCCAAGAAAATAAAAACTATCATAAAATATAGGAGCTTTTACAATGAATATAAATGTAGTATGTCCCCACTGTCTCAAAGTAAACAGAATTCCCAAGAAAGAGCATTATACCAAAGCCAATTGCGGGGCATGTAAAAAATCGTTGCTGGACAGCAAACCTGTCTCTGTCGATACGAATAAACTGGGGATATTCCTTGCCAATTCGGATA
This DNA window, taken from Sulfurovum lithotrophicum, encodes the following:
- a CDS encoding acylphosphatase, translated to MEWYRFIIYGRVQGVFYRKFVSQALMRKQIKGYMKNLPDGTVEVVVEIFDDDFDSVMKILKEGSPLSIVEEISYEIIDDAEFNTDGFEIRY
- the msrA gene encoding peptide-methionine (S)-S-oxide reductase MsrA, which encodes MAQKELIVGGGCFWCTEAVFELLRGVSDVESGYANGDIPNPNYRMICGGDTGYAEVIKITYDNEIIDLDTLFDVFFATHNPTTLNRQGADVGTQYRSCICYQNDEELEAAKKAIERAQTDYSTPIVTTLEALKNYYPAEAYHQDYYRQNPMQGYCNAVIPPKIAKLMEKFSEKVD